Below is a genomic region from Methanobacterium sp..
TTCACCATCCATTACAAACATTTCTTTAATAAAATCAAGGTTTCCAGCCAGATTCTGGAATTTTTCCGTATCATCAACCACTAAAGTAATTGTATCTGCTTTTAATTCTCTTTTGAGGTTTTTTGGGGAGTCTGTAGTTACTATTTTACCCTGATTAAAAATTGCAATTTTATCACAGAGATTGTCAGCCTCTTCCATGTAATGAGTGGTTAAAAGAACTGTTATATTTTCTCTTTTATTCAAATCCTCAATATATCCCCATATTTTCTCTCGAGTCTGTGGATCAAGTCCCAGAGTTGGTTCGTCTAAAAAAAGAACTTTGGGGTAGTGAATTAAGCCCCTTCCAATTTCCAGTCTTCTTTTCATTCCTCCAGAATATGTTTTTGTAAATTCGTCTGCCTTTTCTCCAAGGTCAATTAAATCCAGTACTTCATCAATACGTTTTGATCGGACATCTTTTGGAACACCGTAAAGAGCTGCGTGCATTTCAAGGTGTTCCCTTCCAGTTAATATGTCATCCAGGGCTCTGGATTGAAAAACAATGCCTATAGATTTTCTAACCTCTTTAGGTTGTTTTACTATATCATAACCATTAACAGTTGCTGTTCCAGATGTTGGATGCAAAATTGTGCAGAGCATTGAAATAAGTGTGGTTTTCCCAGCTCCATTTGGCCCAAGCAAGCCATAAACACTGTTTGTTTCAACTTCCAGATTCACAGAATCCACTGCAGTGAAATCATTAAATTTTTTTGAAATATTGTATGTTTCAATAATATTATCCATTATATTCCCTTAAGAGCTTTAATTATCCTATTTAAAATAATAAAAATGGTATGGTAAGTCGGATTATTACATACTTTAACTATTTTTGTTTTTGAGATTTTATAAAGCTAACCATTAAAGTGCTGCAACTGCAGATAAAAATATAATTGAAATTTTAAATAAATTATAAAAGCAACTGAATATCCAAATTAATGTATTAAAACTAAATTTAAAAATAATCCGGTCTATTAAAGTAAAAATAAATCTGTTTAGCTTTTATATCATAAGTTAGCTGTTATTTATTTTAAAAATTCAGTTAATTTTAAATATTTTTTATTATAAATATATCTCCAGTTAACACTCCATTTCTCCAAAATAATATATCTTTCTATTTGAACCTAAAAAGTTAAACGGTGGTTTAATGATATTTGAAATAATAAAAAGTGAAGGATTAGCACATAAATCCTATTTTATAGGCTCCAAAAATCATGCAGCTATTGTAGACCCGCGAAGAGATTGTGAAATTTATTTAAAGCTTGCAGAAATGTATAATCTAAAGATTACCCACATTTTTGAAACACATATTCACGAAGATTTCGTACTTGGATCGCTGAACTTATCAAATATCATTGATTGTGAGATATATCATGGAGACAATCCTGATTTCAAAGTAGGGAGTACAGTAAAAGAAGGAGATAGTTTTAAAATTGGATCTCTTGAATTTGGAATTTTAGAAACACCAGGACATACTGACGAAAGCATCTCCATAACATTAAAAGATAAAAGTGTTTCAGACGATTTTTATGCAGTTTTTACTGGTGATGCTCTTTTTGCAGGCGAAGTAGGTCGAACAGACCTTTATGGAAGTGATGAAAATCAGAGGATGGCCTGGAACCTCTACAAAAGTTTACATGAAAAAATTCTTCCTTTAGGAGATAGCGTAATAGTTTATCCTGCTCATGGAGCTGGATCTCCCTGTGGGGCGGATATTCGCCAGCATGAATACACAACTATTGGATATGAGAAAAAAACGAATCCTGTAGTCAGATATAATAGAGAAGAATTTATGGCCCATAAGATGAATGAAAAAATCGAAAAACCTCCATATTTTGATAAAATGGCTGAGTATAACAGTAAAGGAGCTCCAATTCTATGCAAAACTCCCTATCTTAAGCATTTAAACATGGAAGAACTTAAAGAACATATTAAAAATGGGGCCCAGGTTGTAGATATCAGAACACCTCCCAGTTTTGCAGGAGGGCACATTAAAGATACACTCAACATCTGGAAAGAGGGCTTACCTGTTTTTGCAGGATGGATGCTTAACTATGAGGATCCTATTATTTTAATTGATGAAGATGGTACCCAGATAACTGATACAATCAAACATTTTATTCGCACAGGTTATGATAACATCTTTGGCTACCTTGAAGGAGGATTTACATCATGGTTTAAAGGTGGGGGTGAAATAGAAACTGCAGACATCTGGTCTGTGCATAAATTAAAAGAAAATCTTAATGATGAATCAATATTCATTCTTGATGCACGAAAAATTGGTAAATACGAAAAAGTGGGACGTGTAGAAGGAGCATACCATATTTTTGTTGGATATTTGAAGGATCGTCTTAAT
It encodes:
- a CDS encoding MBL fold metallo-hydrolase; this encodes MIFEIIKSEGLAHKSYFIGSKNHAAIVDPRRDCEIYLKLAEMYNLKITHIFETHIHEDFVLGSLNLSNIIDCEIYHGDNPDFKVGSTVKEGDSFKIGSLEFGILETPGHTDESISITLKDKSVSDDFYAVFTGDALFAGEVGRTDLYGSDENQRMAWNLYKSLHEKILPLGDSVIVYPAHGAGSPCGADIRQHEYTTIGYEKKTNPVVRYNREEFMAHKMNEKIEKPPYFDKMAEYNSKGAPILCKTPYLKHLNMEELKEHIKNGAQVVDIRTPPSFAGGHIKDTLNIWKEGLPVFAGWMLNYEDPIILIDEDGTQITDTIKHFIRTGYDNIFGYLEGGFTSWFKGGGEIETADIWSVHKLKENLNDESIFILDARKIGKYEKVGRVEGAYHIFVGYLKDRLNEIPKDKKIVAYCDSGFKTGIAISILQKNGYKNVANVIGSMNAWLSAGYPTVKD
- a CDS encoding ATP-binding cassette domain-containing protein, with product MDNIIETYNISKKFNDFTAVDSVNLEVETNSVYGLLGPNGAGKTTLISMLCTILHPTSGTATVNGYDIVKQPKEVRKSIGIVFQSRALDDILTGREHLEMHAALYGVPKDVRSKRIDEVLDLIDLGEKADEFTKTYSGGMKRRLEIGRGLIHYPKVLFLDEPTLGLDPQTREKIWGYIEDLNKRENITVLLTTHYMEEADNLCDKIAIFNQGKIVTTDSPKNLKRELKADTITLVVDDTEKFQNLAGNLDFIKEMFVMDGEIKLMVERGENLITNVVNFAVQNRIEVKSVELDHPNLEDVFIKYTGSSMKGRK